In the genome of Streptomyces sp. V2I9, one region contains:
- a CDS encoding glycerophosphodiester phosphodiesterase family protein → MSVAPRRRSILLATAAVTAAATAPAVAAPTPGHRPHRPSGPLVIGHRGAAGWRPEHTADAYAYAVRAGADWIEPDLVPTKDHVLVVRHENEIGGTTDVADRPEFADRRTTKTVDGKAVTGWFTEDFTLRELRTLRTVERLPLVRDRNTVFDGRGRVMTFQEVVDLARRLSRESGRRIAVFPETKHPTYFRSIGLPLEEELIRVIRRNRLTARDCVVQSFEPASLRRVAAARLGLPLWQALGTSGGPYGHGITYREMMTPAGLGEIASYAEWIGPDKSSLVPPSTLLADAHAAGLKVGAYTFRAENQYLPAAYRRGTDPHAFGDAFAEYAFHYGQGVDAVVTDFPDIAAQARDDLRG, encoded by the coding sequence ATGTCCGTTGCCCCCAGGCGCCGTTCGATCCTCCTGGCCACCGCCGCCGTGACCGCGGCCGCCACCGCCCCGGCCGTCGCCGCCCCGACCCCGGGCCACCGGCCCCACCGCCCGTCCGGCCCTCTGGTCATCGGCCACCGCGGGGCCGCGGGCTGGCGGCCCGAGCACACCGCCGACGCGTACGCCTACGCCGTACGGGCCGGGGCCGACTGGATCGAGCCGGACCTCGTCCCGACGAAGGACCACGTCCTGGTCGTCCGCCACGAGAACGAGATCGGCGGGACGACGGACGTCGCCGACCGCCCCGAGTTCGCGGACCGCCGCACCACGAAGACGGTCGACGGCAAGGCGGTGACGGGCTGGTTCACCGAGGACTTCACGCTGCGCGAGCTGCGGACCCTGCGCACGGTGGAGCGGCTTCCGCTGGTCCGCGACCGCAACACCGTCTTCGACGGGCGGGGCCGGGTGATGACGTTCCAGGAGGTCGTGGACCTGGCCCGGCGGCTCTCACGGGAGTCCGGGCGGCGGATCGCGGTGTTCCCCGAGACGAAGCACCCGACGTATTTCCGCTCGATCGGGCTGCCGCTGGAGGAGGAGCTGATCCGGGTGATCCGCCGGAACCGGCTGACCGCCCGCGACTGCGTCGTCCAGTCCTTCGAGCCCGCGAGCCTGCGCCGGGTGGCCGCCGCCCGGCTCGGCCTCCCCCTGTGGCAGGCGCTGGGCACGAGCGGCGGCCCGTACGGGCACGGGATCACCTACCGGGAGATGATGACGCCGGCCGGGCTGGGCGAGATCGCCTCGTACGCGGAGTGGATCGGGCCGGACAAGTCCTCGCTGGTCCCGCCGAGCACCTTGCTGGCGGACGCCCACGCGGCGGGCCTGAAGGTCGGCGCGTACACCTTCCGGGCGGAGAACCAGTACCTCCCGGCCGCGTACCGCCGGGGCACCGACCCCCACGCCTTCGGCGACGCGTTCGCGGAGTACGCCTTCCACTACGGGCAGGGCGTGGACGCGGTGGTGACGGACTTCCCGGACATCGCGGCGCAGGCCAGGGACGATCTGCGGGGGTAG
- a CDS encoding CatB-related O-acetyltransferase: protein MTSPSAPFPADPTVLHPMPGQPRVVQLKPLVTSELVEVGDYSYYDDPEHATEFETRNVLYHYGPERLVIGKFCALGTGVRFIMNGANHRMDGPSTFPFPTLGGSWADHFDLLTGLPNRGDTVIGNDVWIGYEAVIMPGVRIGHGAIISSRSVVVSDVPDFGIVGGNPARLIRTRYEEAEIARLLAVAWWDWPAEHLTRHIRTVMSGTVAELEAAAPGAAAPEVERQA from the coding sequence ATGACCTCCCCCTCCGCGCCCTTCCCGGCGGACCCCACCGTCCTGCACCCGATGCCCGGCCAGCCGCGCGTGGTGCAACTGAAGCCCCTGGTCACCTCGGAGTTGGTGGAGGTCGGGGACTACTCGTACTACGACGACCCCGAGCACGCCACGGAGTTCGAGACCCGCAACGTGCTCTACCACTACGGTCCGGAACGCCTGGTCATCGGCAAGTTCTGCGCGCTCGGCACCGGGGTGCGGTTCATCATGAACGGCGCCAACCACCGGATGGACGGGCCTTCCACATTCCCGTTCCCGACCCTCGGCGGCTCGTGGGCCGACCACTTCGACCTGCTGACGGGCCTCCCGAACCGGGGTGACACCGTGATCGGCAACGACGTCTGGATCGGGTACGAAGCGGTGATCATGCCGGGTGTCCGTATCGGGCACGGAGCGATCATCAGCTCCCGGTCCGTGGTGGTCTCGGACGTCCCGGATTTCGGCATCGTCGGCGGCAACCCGGCCCGCCTGATCCGCACCCGGTACGAGGAGGCGGAGATCGCGCGCCTCCTGGCGGTGGCCTGGTGGGACTGGCCGGCGGAGCACCTGACGCGCCATATCCGTACGGTCATGTCGGGCACGGTGGCGGAACTGGAGGCGGCGGCACCGGGGGCGGCAGCACCGGAGGTGGAGCGACAGGCCTGA
- a CDS encoding DUF2071 domain-containing protein, translated as MIGPRLSSVIERRLLVNYRVDPYIAAALLPAPLRPHLVRGRAVAGICLLRIGGVRPGWAPAATGMTSENAAHRISVEWDGPDGVERGVYIPRRDTASRLNAFVGGRLYPGEHGRADFTVREDADAVRVAFATRDGEVEVDATVEPADELRGSELFTDLAEASEFFRLGHRGLSPRAGGTHLDVLELSTEAWKVTAGRTRSVRSTFFEDLDRFPPGSAVLDSALVMRGVPADWSQGEPFRLGCEAGVAA; from the coding sequence GTGATCGGACCCCGGCTCTCCAGCGTCATCGAACGCCGCCTGCTGGTGAACTACCGCGTGGACCCGTACATCGCGGCGGCCCTGCTGCCCGCACCGCTGCGGCCCCACCTGGTGCGCGGCCGGGCGGTGGCCGGGATATGCCTGCTCCGGATCGGCGGCGTCCGTCCCGGCTGGGCCCCGGCGGCGACCGGTATGACCAGCGAGAACGCGGCGCACCGGATCTCGGTGGAGTGGGACGGACCGGACGGCGTCGAGCGCGGCGTGTACATCCCGCGTCGTGACACCGCCTCCCGCCTCAACGCCTTCGTGGGCGGGCGGCTCTATCCGGGCGAGCACGGCCGCGCGGACTTCACGGTGCGGGAGGACGCCGACGCCGTACGGGTGGCCTTCGCGACGCGGGACGGCGAGGTGGAGGTGGACGCCACGGTGGAGCCCGCCGACGAACTGCGCGGCAGCGAGCTGTTCACGGACCTGGCGGAGGCGTCGGAGTTCTTCCGCCTGGGCCACCGGGGCCTCTCCCCCCGCGCCGGGGGCACACACCTGGACGTCCTCGAACTGTCCACGGAGGCCTGGAAGGTGACGGCGGGCCGAACCCGGTCCGTACGCTCCACGTTCTTCGAGGACCTGGACCGCTTTCCGCCGGGCAGCGCGGTGCTGGACAGCGCACTGGTGATGCGGGGCGTGCCGGCGGACTGGTCACAGGGCGAGCCGTTCCGGCTGGGGTGCGAGGCCGGGGTGGCGGCGTAG
- a CDS encoding XRE family transcriptional regulator, translated as MEPGHVAYGMRASFGTTHVSPEHVIAWERGTHVPDTTELTALAAALWCRPSELMGRPHTLLEHRIARGVPPEEVARATGLPLDAYLAMEEADLWTGDRRQSVRLGEVLALPARDFIAITGLEEELAHLLTEAVSTRWQAHVRAIAKLVSMDRRDLKAPLSAMQQEYQALMTATLSRAGGTTASGEDGRRYVENIVDHFWSRLPGGS; from the coding sequence ATGGAACCCGGGCATGTGGCGTACGGCATGCGCGCCTCCTTCGGTACGACCCATGTCAGCCCCGAGCACGTGATCGCGTGGGAACGCGGGACCCACGTGCCGGACACGACCGAACTCACCGCTCTGGCAGCGGCCTTGTGGTGCCGTCCCAGCGAACTCATGGGCCGGCCCCACACCTTGCTCGAACACCGCATCGCGCGCGGCGTCCCTCCCGAGGAGGTCGCCCGCGCCACCGGCCTGCCCCTCGACGCCTACCTGGCCATGGAGGAAGCCGACCTGTGGACCGGCGACAGGCGGCAGTCCGTCCGCCTCGGCGAGGTCCTCGCCCTGCCCGCACGCGACTTCATCGCCATCACCGGGCTGGAGGAGGAGCTGGCCCACCTCCTCACCGAGGCGGTCTCCACCCGATGGCAGGCCCATGTCCGGGCCATCGCCAAGCTGGTCTCGATGGACCGCCGCGACCTGAAGGCCCCGTTGAGCGCCATGCAACAGGAGTACCAGGCCCTGATGACGGCGACGCTGAGCCGAGCGGGCGGCACCACGGCATCGGGCGAGGACGGCCGCCGCTACGTCGAGAACATCGTGGACCACTTCTGGTCCCGGCTGCCGGGCGGTTCGTGA
- a CDS encoding superoxide dismutase: MATYTLPELPYDYAALEPVINPQIIELHHDKHHAAYVKGANDTLEQLEEARDKEAWGAINGLQKSLAFHLSGHILHSIYWHNMSGDGGGEPLAADGVGDLADAITESFGSYAGFKSQLTKAAATTQGSGWGVLAYEPLSGRLIVEQVYDHQGNVGQGSVPILVFDAWEHAFYLQYKNQKVDFIEAMWQVVNWQDVAKRYAAAKERRNVLLAP; this comes from the coding sequence ATGGCCACGTACACGCTCCCGGAACTTCCGTACGACTACGCGGCGCTCGAACCGGTCATCAACCCGCAGATCATCGAGCTGCACCACGACAAGCACCACGCCGCGTACGTCAAGGGGGCGAACGACACCCTGGAGCAGCTGGAAGAGGCGCGCGACAAGGAGGCGTGGGGCGCGATCAACGGCCTCCAGAAGAGCCTCGCGTTCCACCTCTCCGGCCACATCCTGCACTCGATCTACTGGCACAACATGTCCGGCGACGGCGGCGGTGAGCCCCTGGCCGCGGACGGCGTGGGCGACCTCGCCGACGCGATCACCGAATCCTTCGGCTCCTACGCGGGCTTCAAGTCCCAGCTGACGAAGGCCGCGGCCACCACCCAGGGCTCCGGCTGGGGCGTACTCGCGTACGAGCCCCTGAGCGGCAGGCTGATCGTCGAGCAGGTCTACGACCACCAGGGCAACGTCGGCCAGGGATCGGTCCCGATCCTGGTCTTCGACGCCTGGGAGCACGCCTTCTACCTGCAGTACAAGAACCAGAAGGTGGACTTCATCGAGGCGATGTGGCAGGTCGTCAACTGGCAGGACGTGGCGAAGCGTTACGCCGCCGCCAAGGAGCGCCGGAACGTCCTGCTCGCCCCCTGA
- a CDS encoding NCS2 family permease: MHSSTTSPPPAAEPGGSGGAVDRFFRISERGSTYIREIRGGFATFFTMAYILVLNPIILGGAEDKFGEQLDSVQLVTATALVAAVMTLIMGVGGNLPLALAAGLGINAVVAFQIAPLMSWEDAMGLIVLEGLLICVLVVTGLREAIMHAIPQPLKQAISVGIGLFIAFIGFVDAGFVTRIPDAANSTVPVQLGTGTLTGWPMLVFCLGVLLTIVLLARKVKGAILISIVLMTVVAVVINELADIKAWGLTSPSLPGNPVAAPDFGLLGRFDLFGSFGQVSVLTVVLLIFTLILSDFFDTMGTVVGVTAEAGLLDERGQVPGLGRVLLIDGAAAVAGGATSASSATTYIESAAGVGEGARTGFANMITGGLFALALFLTPVLTIVPMQAAAPALVAVGFLMMTQVKHIDWDRYEVAIPAFLTIVVMPFTYSITNGIGAGFVAYVIIKACLGKAREVHWLLWGTAALFLVYFLIDPLEQLLGLK; this comes from the coding sequence ATGCACTCCAGCACGACCAGCCCGCCGCCCGCCGCCGAGCCCGGCGGATCAGGGGGCGCCGTCGACCGGTTCTTCCGCATCAGCGAGCGCGGTTCGACCTACATACGGGAGATACGCGGCGGATTCGCCACGTTCTTCACGATGGCATACATCCTCGTGCTCAACCCGATCATCCTCGGCGGCGCCGAGGACAAGTTCGGCGAGCAGCTGGACAGCGTGCAACTGGTCACCGCCACCGCCCTGGTCGCCGCGGTGATGACGCTGATCATGGGTGTGGGCGGCAACCTGCCGCTGGCCCTGGCGGCGGGTCTGGGGATCAACGCCGTCGTCGCCTTCCAGATCGCTCCGCTGATGAGCTGGGAAGACGCGATGGGCCTCATCGTGCTCGAAGGTCTGCTGATCTGCGTCCTGGTGGTGACCGGGCTGCGCGAGGCGATCATGCACGCCATCCCGCAACCCCTCAAGCAGGCGATCAGCGTCGGGATCGGTCTGTTCATCGCGTTCATCGGCTTCGTGGACGCCGGGTTCGTCACCCGCATCCCCGATGCCGCGAACTCCACCGTGCCCGTCCAGCTCGGCACCGGCACGCTCACCGGCTGGCCGATGCTCGTCTTCTGCCTCGGCGTCCTCCTGACGATCGTCCTGCTCGCCCGGAAGGTGAAGGGCGCGATCCTCATCAGCATCGTCCTGATGACCGTCGTCGCGGTCGTCATCAACGAGCTCGCCGACATCAAGGCCTGGGGCCTGACCTCGCCCTCGCTGCCCGGCAACCCCGTCGCCGCGCCCGACTTCGGGCTGCTGGGCCGGTTCGACCTGTTCGGTTCGTTCGGTCAGGTCAGCGTGCTGACGGTCGTCCTGCTCATCTTCACCCTGATCCTGTCCGACTTCTTCGACACGATGGGCACCGTCGTGGGCGTCACCGCCGAGGCCGGCCTCCTCGACGAGCGGGGCCAGGTGCCCGGTCTCGGCCGCGTCCTGCTCATCGACGGCGCGGCCGCCGTCGCCGGTGGCGCCACGTCCGCGTCGTCGGCCACCACCTACATCGAGTCCGCCGCCGGTGTCGGCGAGGGGGCCCGTACCGGCTTCGCCAACATGATCACCGGTGGACTGTTCGCGCTCGCGCTCTTCCTCACGCCCGTCCTGACGATCGTGCCGATGCAGGCGGCGGCGCCCGCCCTCGTCGCGGTCGGCTTCCTGATGATGACCCAGGTCAAGCACATCGACTGGGACCGCTACGAGGTCGCCATCCCGGCCTTCCTCACCATCGTCGTCATGCCGTTCACCTACTCCATCACCAACGGCATCGGCGCCGGTTTCGTCGCCTACGTGATCATCAAGGCGTGCCTCGGCAAGGCGCGTGAGGTCCACTGGCTGCTGTGGGGCACCGCCGCGCTCTTCCTCGTCTACTTCCTCATCGACCCGCTGGAGCAGCTCCTCGGCCTCAAGTAG
- a CDS encoding metalloregulator ArsR/SmtB family transcription factor — protein sequence MESPADDEASAFRALADPTRRQILEDLRGGELAAGEIASRFSISAPSISRHLGVLKGAGLVTERRDANRILYSLAEERLAMCVGRFLSAVCPEQIVLRHTKWRPAPEGESS from the coding sequence ATGGAATCACCCGCCGACGACGAGGCGAGCGCCTTCCGCGCGCTCGCCGATCCCACCCGCCGCCAGATCCTGGAGGATCTGCGGGGCGGCGAGCTGGCAGCCGGGGAGATCGCGAGCCGGTTCTCGATCAGCGCACCGTCCATCTCGCGCCACCTGGGCGTCCTCAAGGGGGCCGGACTCGTCACCGAGCGCCGGGACGCCAACCGCATCCTCTACTCCCTCGCCGAGGAGCGGCTCGCCATGTGCGTGGGGCGCTTCCTGAGCGCCGTGTGCCCCGAACAGATCGTGCTCCGCCACACGAAGTGGCGCCCTGCCCCGGAAGGCGAATCCTCGTGA
- the mycP gene encoding type VII secretion-associated serine protease mycosin, translating to MSLVMAGVGTGPAHAETAREKQWHLDAMQAEEMWKTSTGKGITVAVLDSGVDNNAIDLRGQVLDGIDYSAQRGDEHTDLVDHGTQMAALIAATGAGGRNAGTYGLAPDAKILPIRMPYEGEGATSDGMGFTEKMALAIRFAADSDAKIINISMSGPMGNPKLTAAVKYALEKGKLIFAGVGNGGHLRNELRYPAATPGVIGVAGVDRNAKPYKDSQWGPQVDLAAPAVDVVSACPNSSQVCGGSGTSMATALASASAALLWAQHPDWTNYQVLRVLLRTASGNDKGLSRDDVIGYGVVRPRIALTEPGDPGPADEYPLPDLAGKAPASPSAQPSEPAKSSAEPAAGPAASDGGDGNNLSTVGIAIGVGAVVLLGAAVAVWAVRRRRSRTP from the coding sequence ATGAGCCTGGTGATGGCGGGGGTCGGGACCGGCCCCGCACACGCCGAGACCGCTCGGGAAAAGCAGTGGCATCTCGACGCGATGCAGGCCGAGGAGATGTGGAAGACGAGCACCGGCAAAGGCATCACGGTCGCGGTGCTCGACTCCGGCGTTGACAATAATGCGATTGATCTGCGCGGTCAGGTTCTGGATGGCATCGACTACTCCGCCCAGAGAGGCGATGAACACACGGACCTGGTGGATCACGGCACTCAGATGGCCGCTCTGATCGCTGCAACTGGAGCTGGGGGCAGAAACGCCGGAACTTATGGGCTGGCGCCTGATGCCAAGATCCTTCCCATCAGAATGCCGTACGAAGGGGAAGGGGCCACGAGCGATGGGATGGGGTTCACCGAAAAAATGGCCTTGGCCATTCGGTTTGCCGCTGACTCCGACGCGAAGATCATCAACATCTCCATGAGTGGCCCTATGGGCAACCCCAAGCTGACCGCAGCTGTGAAGTATGCGTTGGAGAAAGGAAAGTTGATTTTTGCGGGGGTCGGAAACGGCGGTCACCTTCGGAACGAACTGAGATATCCGGCTGCGACTCCGGGTGTCATCGGTGTGGCGGGAGTGGACCGGAACGCCAAGCCGTACAAGGACTCTCAATGGGGGCCGCAGGTCGACCTGGCGGCCCCAGCCGTGGACGTTGTCAGCGCCTGCCCGAACAGCAGTCAGGTCTGCGGGGGAAGCGGCACGAGTATGGCCACCGCCCTCGCCTCCGCCTCCGCCGCGCTCCTCTGGGCGCAGCACCCTGACTGGACCAACTACCAGGTGCTCCGGGTCCTGCTCCGGACTGCCAGTGGCAACGACAAGGGACTGAGCCGCGACGACGTCATCGGCTACGGCGTCGTCCGGCCCCGGATCGCGCTCACGGAACCGGGCGATCCGGGCCCGGCCGACGAGTATCCGTTGCCCGACCTCGCCGGGAAGGCCCCCGCATCCCCGTCCGCGCAGCCCTCCGAGCCCGCCAAGAGCTCTGCCGAGCCGGCCGCCGGCCCGGCCGCGTCCGACGGCGGCGACGGCAACAACCTGTCCACCGTGGGAATCGCCATCGGTGTCGGTGCCGTCGTCCTGCTCGGCGCGGCCGTCGCGGTGTGGGCGGTCCGCAGGCGTCGCAGCCGGACGCCATGA
- the tkt gene encoding transketolase: MAPPETPNGPDDTSGGPGGNGSGARGRDPRLAPPRAEAAGWGELDVRAVDTVRVLAADAVQKAGHGHPGTAMSLAPLAYLLFQQVMRHDPADDRWIGRDRFVLSCGHSSLTLYIQLYLSGYGMELSDLEALRTWGSATPGHPEYRHTRGVEITTGPLGQGLASAVGMAMAGRRERGLLDPDAPTGTSPFDHHVYVVASDGDLMEGVTAEASSLAGHQELGNLIVFYDSNQISIEDDTDISFSEDVTARYASYGWHVQTVDFTRTGDYVEDVDALLAAVDAARSETGRPSLILLRTIIGWPAPTKQNTGKAHGSALGDEEVAATKKLLGFDPDADFAVEDDVLEHARAVRERGAEAHRAWEPGYQEWRSAHPERARLLDRLREQRLPEGWTDSLPVFAPDPKGIATRKASGDVLTALAPVLPELWGGSADLAGSNNTTMDGEPSFVPESRQTGEFPGNPYGRTLHFGIREHAMGAILNGIALQSLTRPYGGTFLIFSDYMRPAVRLAALMKLPVTYVWTHDSIGLGEDGPTHQPVEQLAALRAIPGLDVVRPADANETAVCWRTVLEHHDRPAGLALTRQPLPVLERGERAYASAEGAARGGYVLADSRGETPDVILVATGSEVHIALEARELLAAEGHDARVVSLPCREWFAEQPYAYQDEVLPPEVRARVSVEAAVAQGWRDVVGDAGRMVSLEHFGASAPYERLYEEFGITPAAVAEAARESMRAASGPVRPGGERPGATPTEGGTGDVG, encoded by the coding sequence ATGGCACCCCCCGAAACGCCGAACGGCCCCGACGACACCTCGGGCGGCCCTGGAGGGAACGGCTCGGGCGCACGCGGCCGCGATCCGCGACTGGCCCCGCCCCGTGCGGAAGCGGCGGGCTGGGGGGAGCTCGACGTCCGTGCCGTGGACACCGTGCGGGTGCTGGCCGCCGACGCCGTGCAGAAGGCGGGCCACGGTCATCCGGGTACCGCGATGAGCCTGGCCCCGCTGGCGTACCTGCTGTTCCAGCAGGTGATGCGGCACGACCCGGCCGACGACCGGTGGATCGGCCGCGACCGCTTCGTCCTCTCCTGCGGCCACTCCAGCCTCACGCTCTACATCCAGCTCTACCTCAGCGGATACGGCATGGAGCTGTCGGACCTGGAGGCGCTGCGCACGTGGGGGTCGGCCACCCCCGGCCACCCCGAGTACCGCCACACCCGAGGCGTCGAGATCACCACCGGGCCGCTGGGTCAGGGGCTCGCCTCCGCCGTGGGCATGGCCATGGCCGGACGGCGCGAGCGCGGCCTCCTCGACCCGGACGCGCCCACCGGCACGAGCCCCTTCGACCACCACGTGTACGTCGTCGCCTCCGACGGCGACCTGATGGAAGGCGTGACGGCCGAGGCCAGTTCGCTGGCCGGGCACCAGGAGCTCGGAAACCTGATCGTCTTCTACGACTCCAACCAGATCTCCATCGAGGACGACACCGACATCTCCTTCAGCGAGGACGTCACCGCCCGCTACGCCTCGTACGGCTGGCACGTCCAGACGGTCGACTTCACCCGGACCGGCGACTACGTCGAGGACGTCGACGCCCTGCTCGCCGCCGTCGATGCCGCCAGGAGCGAGACCGGCCGGCCCTCCCTGATCCTGCTGCGCACGATCATCGGCTGGCCCGCGCCCACCAAGCAGAACACCGGCAAGGCCCACGGCTCCGCGCTCGGCGACGAGGAGGTAGCCGCCACCAAGAAGCTGCTCGGCTTCGACCCGGACGCCGACTTCGCCGTCGAGGACGACGTGCTGGAGCACGCCCGCGCGGTCCGCGAGCGCGGTGCCGAGGCCCACCGCGCCTGGGAGCCCGGCTATCAGGAGTGGCGCTCCGCCCACCCGGAGCGGGCCCGGCTCCTCGACCGGCTGCGGGAACAGCGGCTTCCGGAGGGCTGGACCGACAGCCTGCCCGTCTTCGCCCCGGACCCCAAGGGCATCGCCACCCGCAAGGCGTCCGGCGACGTGCTCACCGCGCTGGCCCCCGTGCTGCCCGAACTGTGGGGCGGATCGGCCGACCTCGCGGGGAGCAACAACACCACCATGGACGGCGAGCCGTCCTTCGTGCCGGAGTCCCGGCAGACCGGGGAGTTCCCCGGCAACCCGTACGGCCGCACGCTCCACTTCGGCATCCGCGAGCACGCCATGGGCGCGATCCTCAACGGCATCGCCCTCCAGAGCCTCACCCGCCCCTACGGCGGTACGTTCCTGATCTTCAGCGACTACATGCGCCCGGCCGTCCGGCTCGCCGCCCTGATGAAGCTGCCGGTCACCTACGTCTGGACCCACGACTCGATCGGCCTGGGAGAGGACGGGCCCACCCACCAGCCGGTCGAGCAACTGGCCGCCCTCCGCGCGATCCCCGGCCTCGACGTCGTACGGCCCGCCGACGCGAACGAGACCGCCGTCTGCTGGCGCACCGTCCTGGAGCACCACGACCGGCCCGCCGGGCTCGCCCTCACCCGGCAGCCGCTGCCCGTCCTGGAGCGCGGCGAGCGCGCGTACGCCTCCGCCGAGGGGGCGGCGCGCGGCGGGTACGTCCTCGCCGACAGCCGGGGGGAGACGCCCGACGTCATCCTCGTCGCCACCGGCTCGGAGGTCCACATCGCCCTGGAGGCGCGGGAGTTGCTGGCCGCCGAGGGGCACGACGCACGGGTGGTCTCGCTGCCCTGCCGCGAGTGGTTCGCGGAGCAGCCGTACGCGTACCAGGACGAGGTGCTCCCGCCCGAGGTCCGGGCGCGGGTCAGTGTCGAAGCCGCCGTCGCGCAGGGCTGGCGGGACGTGGTGGGGGACGCGGGCCGCATGGTCAGCCTGGAGCACTTCGGCGCGTCCGCCCCTTACGAGCGGCTGTACGAGGAGTTCGGCATCACGCCCGCCGCGGTCGCCGAAGCCGCACGGGAGAGCATGCGCGCGGCGTCCGGCCCCGTCCGGCCCGGCGGGGAGCGCCCCGGCGCGACCCCGACCGAGGGCGGCACCGGAGACGTCGGCTGA
- a CDS encoding Dps family protein, whose translation MSPARTPRYTVPGLGVDEGRQIIDLLSLRLHALNDLALTLKHIHWNVVGPHFIAVHEMLDPQTAAVRDMADATAERISALGGEPDGTPGALVRERTWDDYSVGRADAIAHLGALDLVYTGIIEDHRRAVEEAGEIDPVTEDLLIEHLRGLEQFQWFVRAHLESGSGALSTAGARTEEAAAEAASPKRAAARRTPAKKTALPAPAKKTAKKAVKKTTASRRTTR comes from the coding sequence ATGTCCCCCGCACGCACCCCCCGTTACACCGTCCCCGGCCTCGGCGTCGACGAGGGGCGGCAGATCATCGACCTGCTGTCCCTGCGTCTGCACGCGCTCAACGACCTCGCGCTCACCCTCAAGCACATCCACTGGAACGTGGTCGGCCCGCACTTCATCGCCGTCCACGAGATGCTCGACCCGCAGACCGCCGCCGTACGGGACATGGCGGACGCCACCGCCGAGCGCATCTCCGCCCTCGGAGGCGAGCCGGACGGCACTCCGGGAGCCCTGGTCAGGGAGCGCACCTGGGACGACTACAGCGTCGGGCGCGCCGACGCCATCGCCCACCTCGGGGCCCTGGACCTCGTCTACACCGGGATCATCGAGGACCACCGCAGGGCGGTCGAGGAGGCCGGCGAGATCGACCCGGTCACCGAGGACCTGCTCATCGAGCACCTGCGCGGCCTGGAGCAGTTCCAGTGGTTCGTCCGCGCCCACCTGGAGTCCGGCTCCGGCGCGCTGTCGACCGCCGGAGCCCGCACCGAGGAGGCGGCGGCCGAGGCGGCGTCCCCGAAGCGGGCCGCCGCCCGGCGGACCCCCGCCAAGAAGACGGCGCTGCCCGCCCCGGCGAAGAAGACCGCGAAGAAGGCGGTCAAGAAGACCACGGCGAGCCGCCGCACCACCCGCTGA